Below is a genomic region from Methanofollis sp..
ATGTGGTAAGGGCGGGTCCGCCGCCTTTCCCCACACTCTCTGCCGGGGGACTACAGCGAAGACCCGATGGTCTTCTCAAACTCCCTCCGGTCATCAGCGAAACCTCCGGTCAACGGCAAATCAAAGATTTGCCAGAACAGGAAAATCTTCGATTTTCCCGTATTTCTCGAACTCGCTATCGCTCGTTGCCCCCGGACCTCCAAAATCAGGATAGGACCGGGGAAGAGTGAACACGAGATCCCAAGGAGGGGGACTGCCATCCATCCTCTATCCCAAGGATTGGGGGGACCGGGGGGAGGGAGCGATAGCGACCTTGAGAAAATCTCTGATTTTCGAGTGAAACCCCCCGGCACAACCACCAGAACAGGATTTTACAGAGACAAATGCAGGTCATTCCATCAACATGACAGAGGGTTATGATCCGTATTGGGATGATTTGCCATGAAAAACATTTCATATGGTATGCCTGAGTCGTGTTCACGACTCATGCCCGATTCTCCAGAGTCAAGAGCATATTCAAAATATTTTTCCAATCATCGACAGAAGAACAGGGACGCATCCCCGGAGAAAAAAAGAATTTCAGACGGTGATCCCCATCAGGTTGAGGAGGACGAGGAGGACCACCCCGATCACCCCGCCGAGGGCGCAGATGATCACCGTCGCCCAGGAGATGGCAAGGTCGGTCCCGCCGATGTAGCCCATCAGGTGGAAGATGTTGATGAGGTACAGGCAGATGAGGCCGACCACGGCATTGATGATCAGGGTCATTCCCTCCTTCACGAAGTAGTAGAGGAGGGCGGCGACCGCGATCACCACGGCGATGGTAATGATGGTTTCTATCATCTATTTACCAATCAGACGCTGCTTATTTAACCTTAACGCCGGGAGAACGGCGCTTCCGACGAGCCGCTCCTCCCTCCCGATCGCCGCCACGGCGCCGAGGAGGTCGAAGACATTGCCCGCGAACATGGCGCTCCGCACTGGTTCGCCGAACTCGCCGCCCTCGATCCAGGTGGCATTGGAGAGCTCGACCGAGAAGTCGCCGGTGAGGGGGTTGGCCGTGTGCGCCCCGACAATGTCGTTCACATAGACCGCACGGTCGTCGTCGACGGTGTCGCGCGGGCCGTCGATGACCATGGTGTGGACGCCGATGGCAGGTGCCCCGCCGGGCCCGGCCCTGACCGCCGAGCCGGTGCTCTCCTGGCCATAGCGGTAGGCGGTCCGCAGGTCATAGGCATAGTGGGCCAGGACACCGTGGTCGAAGAAGGTGATCTTCCGGGCCGGCACGCCTTCGGCGTCGAAGCGCGTGCTCCCCAGGCCCCGGCGGGAGGGGTCGTCGAAGACCGAGATCTCCTCGCCGATGCAGGTCTCGCCGAGTTTCCCGGCAAGCCAGGACCGCCCGGCATGGACGTTCCTCCCCGAGAGAGCGGGTTCGAGGACATAGTCCAGGAACTGGGAGAGGGCGACAGGCGAGAGGACAAGGTCGTAGTCCCCGGTCTCGATCTCGCCGGCGTCGGCGCCGTGCTCCGCGAAAAAGGCCGCCTGTTCCCCGACATGGCGGGGGTCGAGGTCCATGAAGGGGGATGCGTCGAACTCGAACCCGGTCGAGCGCTCGTGGATGCACTCCAGGGAACAACCCGTGCTCGTCCTCTCCTGCTCGTACAGGATGCCGGAAGTGTTCGCGATCGTCACCTTTCCCCGTGCGAGGGAGGCCGAACCGCCGGTGACCGCGGCGTCGTGCTCCGCGGCGCCCTCCAGCATCTCCATACAGATCGACCGCGCCGTCCCCGCGTCCAGGCGGAGAGAGGCGTCGTTGATCTGCGGGGCGTCAGGGAGGGGGGCAGGGCCGGGAAGGCCGCCCCACTCCTGCGGGTGGGCGAGGCTGGCGCTTGCGAGGGCGGCGGCGAGGCACGCCTCCCAGTCCTTCGGGCTTGCAGTCGAGGAGACGCCGATGCGCCCGCCGACGACGACCCTGATCCCGATGCCGAAGCCCTTCGAGCCCCCGGCATTCTCGATCCGGTCGCGCTTCAGGTCGGCGGAGACAGACTCCCCCTCGGAGATATAGACCTCCACCTCGTCGGCCTTTGCCGCACCGGCACGGAGGATCGCATCAATCAGTTCCATTGCCACCCACCACCGCATCTTCAAGGAGCACATGGGGCGAACCGTCGCTCACCGGGACGCTCTGCCCGCCTTTTCCACAGTACCCCTCGTGCATCTCCCGGTCGTTCCCGAGGAGCGTGATCGCATGGAGGGTACCCAGGATATCCCCGGAGAGAGAGACGTCCCGGACCATCGTCCCGATCTCGCCGTTCTCGATGATGTAGCCATACTCGGCGTTGAACTGGAAGACACCCCGGCCGGGGTCGACCTGGCCGCCGCGGGAACCCTGCAAAAGCACGCCGTTCCGGCACTCGGCAATGATCTCGTCGTACGAGGCGTCGCCTTCCTCGATGAAGGTGTTGCTCATCCGCACCAGGGGCGCTTCGCCGGGTTCGGCCCGGGCATGGCCGGCAAGGCCATTGCCGACCGCGGCAAGGGTTTGCCTGGAGTGCATGTAGGCGTTCACCCTGCCTCCCCGGATCAGTTCGGTCCTCCCGACGGCGACACCCTCCGCGTCCACAGGCTCAAAACCGAAGTACGGAAGGGAGGGGTCGTCGACGATGGTGAGGAGAGGACTGCCGATGCTCTCCCCGGTCTTCCCGGCAAGCACGGAGTTCCCCTCCTGGATCAGGTCGCCCTCGCTCGCGTGGCCGATCGC
It encodes:
- a CDS encoding pro-sigmaK processing inhibitor BofA family protein, yielding MIETIITIAVVIAVAALLYYFVKEGMTLIINAVVGLICLYLINIFHLMGYIGGTDLAISWATVIICALGGVIGVVLLVLLNLMGITV
- a CDS encoding TldD/PmbA family protein, coding for MELIDAILRAGAAKADEVEVYISEGESVSADLKRDRIENAGGSKGFGIGIRVVVGGRIGVSSTASPKDWEACLAAALASASLAHPQEWGGLPGPAPLPDAPQINDASLRLDAGTARSICMEMLEGAAEHDAAVTGGSASLARGKVTIANTSGILYEQERTSTGCSLECIHERSTGFEFDASPFMDLDPRHVGEQAAFFAEHGADAGEIETGDYDLVLSPVALSQFLDYVLEPALSGRNVHAGRSWLAGKLGETCIGEEISVFDDPSRRGLGSTRFDAEGVPARKITFFDHGVLAHYAYDLRTAYRYGQESTGSAVRAGPGGAPAIGVHTMVIDGPRDTVDDDRAVYVNDIVGAHTANPLTGDFSVELSNATWIEGGEFGEPVRSAMFAGNVFDLLGAVAAIGREERLVGSAVLPALRLNKQRLIGK